Within the Sulfurospirillum barnesii SES-3 genome, the region GCATTGGGTGTAGTGGGCGTTTTAGCTCTTACATCGACTGTAACACGGTTCATACGACACACGGTCGTGCCATTGCGTATGCAACAGGCATTAAACTTGCCAATCCTGACAAGCATGTGATTGTCGTGACAGGTGATGGTGATGGTTTAGCCATTGGCGGTAACCATACCATTCATGGGTGTCGTAGAAATATTGACTTAAATCATATTTTAATTAACAATTTTATTTATGGTTTGACCAATTCTCAAACCAGTCCAACCACACCACAAGGTATGTGGACATCCACAGCGCATTATGGTAATGTTGATCCTAGTTTTGATGCCGCCAAACTAGCCGATGCTGCAGGGGCTACCTTTGTGGGACGTGAATCCGTACTAGACCCTCAAAAACTTGAAAAAATATTGGTTGCTGGGTTTTCGCACAAAGGCTACTCCTTTTTTGATATTTTTTCCAACTGTCATATCAATTTAGGGCGTAAAAATAAAATGGGTGAAGCGGTACAAAATCTTGCGTGGATTGAAAACCGTATTGTAGGTAAAAATAAGTTTGACCTTTTAAGTGAAGAAGAGCGTGTAGGTAAGTTTCCAACAGGCATCTTAAAACAAGAAGAGGGCAGACTCGAGTACTGTGAAGCGTACGATAAAGTCATTTACGCAGCACAACATAAAACAACCGTAGCGTTATAAGGAGCCCTTGATGCGAAGACAATTACGTTTTGTAGGTGTGGGTGGCCAAGGGGTTATTTTAGCAGGTGAGATTTTAGCCGTTGCGAAGATTAAACAAGGTGGGTATGGTGTGAAAGCCTCAACGTACACTTCTCAAGTAAGGGGAGGTCCTACCAAGGTTGATATTTTACTCGATGAGAGTGAAATATTATTTCCCTATGCGAATGAGGGTGAAATTGAGTTTATGATAGCCACGGCACAAGTGAGTTTTAACCAATTTAAAGAGGGTGTGAAAGAAGGTGGTATCATCGTCGTGGAGCCCAATCTTGTTAAACCCAGTGAGGACGATCGCAAAAAGTGGAAGATTATTGAAATTCCTCTCATTACCATCGCCAAAGAAGAGGTAGGAAATGTCATCACCCAATCAGTTGTTGCCCTTTCCATTACGGTTGAAATGACACAGGTGCTTCCACATGAACTCGTTCGTGAAGTCATGCTCTCAAAAGTACCTGAGAAAGTACATCCTGCCAATAATAAGGCTTATGAATTGGGCGTTAAATACGCTAAAGAAGCACTCAAAACGCTTTAAAAAGAGTTTACATGTAAAGAAATTTTTCTTTACATGTAAAGGATTATATTTTATTGAAACTGAGAGAGTTTTATATTGAGATTTTCTGCTAATTTTGACAGATGATCAGCAGCGGCGGCAATTTCTTCTACACTTCTTGCATTTTCTGAGGTAATGGTATTAATATTTGTCACTAAATCGACAATTTTATCGGTATCTTTGGCTATTTTTGTGGAGTTATTGGCACTAATACTAACGGATTGAACACTCTCATCCATCACCGTTGTTGTTTCAATAATGGTCTCTTCCACCGTGGTTGAAACCCCCGCAAGGCGTCTAATATTTTGTGCATTTTTACTCATTTTATCAGATGAATTGACAATGGATTGAACAATGATATTAATCGTCGCATTAATCTCAATAAGGGAAGATTGGGTACGCTCTGCTAGTTTTCGCACTTCATCGGCAACCACCGCAAAGCCACGCCCGTGTTCTCCTGCTCGTGCGGCTTCAATGGCGGCATTCAGCGCTAAAAGATTGGTCTGATCGGCAATATCTGAAATCACCGTTAAAATTTGCTTCACTTGTTCTGCATCTTTGCTCATCTGCTCTAACTGCCCTGCTAATAGCGTCTCCTCTTCGCTAGCAAGTTCGACTTCATCTTTAAGCTTAATGACTTCATTTTTAGCTGATTCTAGTTTATTCCCTGCAATACCAATGCTCTTTTTCATCTCCTCAGAAAGCAGTGCGGTTTCTTGTACAAACTTTTTAATAGAGACAATCTCTTCAATCGTATTGTTGACAATGACCGTACTGTTTTCTGCATTGCGTCCTATTTGCATACTGGTGGTACCTAGTTCATGTGAAACAGAAGCATTTTCAGCTGAGGAGCGTTTCACATCTTCTATAATTCCTTCTAAGGCAGAGACCAAGTCATTAAAGCTATTGACAATCTCTTGAATTTCGTTTTTTTTACCATAGTGAATGCGAAATTTTAAATCTTTATGCGTGACAAAACCAATAATGCTATCATGAATCAGTGAAACACCGTGCATAATATTTTTTCGAATCATAAAGCTTAAAATTAGAATCACAATAGCAACCAAAAGGGATAACGCAATCATGATAAATGTAGCACTGTTTTTTTCATTAACGGCATCTATAGCATCTTCTTGTGCTAATTTTTGGTTGTATTGCATATGTTCATCTGTGGTATTCATTAACGTACGTGGAATATTTGCTGTTTCTTCAAGAAATTTATTCAGCTCATCTTTTTTGCCTTCATTGGAGAGTGCAAAAACCTTTGCTACAAGATTGGTGTATTTTTGGAAATACTCTTGTTCTTTTGCATGCAAGGCTTTATCCTTATCATCGACTAAAAAGCGTTCGTAATGTTTATTGGCTTGTTCAAACTCATTTTTGTACTTAGAAAAGGTCTCTTCAAGGGCTTTTTTGGTTTTAAGATCTTCTGCTAGTATATGTTGAAGTCCTGTAAGGCGCATGCGATACATGGCTTGTTGTAAATCACTAAGCAGTAAAATACTGGGTAAAGAATTGACATTACATGTATTGGTTTGTGTATAGACCTGCTCCATTTTTGTAAAACCTATGCTAAAGACAGCTAAAATTCCCAAAATCGCAATGCTTAGCATTGTAATCAATTGTTTCGAAATACTCATACTTTTCTCCTTCCTAATAATATATAGTACTTAGTAATGTTATCACTAAATATTCGAAAAAAAAAGCGCAAAAAGTCGTTTTTATAAACAAAAAGATGGAGAAAGAAGAACCTTAGTGAAAAAGACCCAACCGAAATGCTTTGGGCGTCATTGTATGATACGATTTAAAAAAGCGTGAAAACTCAGAAGGTGTTTGAAATCCAAGCATAGAAGCAATGGCTGCAATGGATAAATTGGTATATTCTAGCAAATAAAGTGCCTCTTTAAAAAGGCGATGATGAATGCACGAGAGGGCATTTTTACCCAAAGTCTCTTTGATGGTTTCGCCCAAATGTTTGGATGAGATATGAAGCAATTGTGCATAGTCTGATACTTTTTTATACTCTAAAAAGTGTTTTTCAATCAGTTCTAAATAGCAATGCGTAATGTGTTGTGCACGTGATGTAAAGACAATAGCCGTTTTTTGTGCCATTTTTTCACGTTTTAAAAGCATAAGCAGTTTTAAAATAATGAGGCGTATGAGTAAATGATGCCCTTCTTGTTTTTCATGCAATTCGGTATTAATATCCATATATAAATTAAGAATACGTGTATACATAGAGGTAGAAAGATGCACGGGGCTTAGATTATTATGGTGATAATCAAAGAGCTGTTGAATTGTTGGGCTAATGTGATGTTCTTGATACGCCTTAATATAAGATTCACTAAAGAGTAAAATGTAAATTTCTGTTGTTTCTGTAATGTTTTCAAAAGAGTAGATGGTATTGGGGGGAATGAGTTGTAAGGTATGTTTTGTAATTGTGTAGGTGTAGTGATTAAGGTGGCGTATAAGTTCACCATCAAGGCACAAAAGTAGGGCATAAAAGTCAAATTTTAGTGCGGTCTTTTTTTGTAAATTGACATCTTTTTCTAAAATGGCAACGCCATCGATGTCTACATTGTCACGATGCAAATCAAGACCAAATTTTGGATGTTTCATAAACGAGTATTGGTAGATTTTCATAGCATCTTTTAAGCTTAGTAATATCATAAGGATAGCTCCAAAACTATACAAAAGTACGGATAGTATACCCCATCGTTTCTAAAAATATAAAAATTATTTTTTTCTGAAAATGTTTATCAAAATATAATCTTTATTGTACGATACTATGATTATTTTTTCATCAAAGGAGTTTTCATGGAGTATCGCATTGAAAAAGATACGATGGGTGAGATTAAAGTTCCTAATGAGCGTTATTGGGGAGCACAAAGCGAGCGTAGTTTGGAGAATTTTCGCATAGGGACGGAGAAAATGCCTCATGAATTGATTCGTGCGTTTGCTTATTTGAAGCGTTCTCTTGCAACGGTCAATCAGAACCTAGGCAAGCTTGATGCCAAAAAAGCCGAAGCGATTATTCAGGCGTGCGATGAGATTTTAGCAGGGAAGTTTGATGAAGAGTTTCCTTTAGCCATTTGGCAAACAGGCAGTGGTACTCAAACCAACATGAACCTTAATGAAGTCATCGCCAATCGTGCGACGGAGATTTTAGGTGGGGATTTTCGCAAGGAAAAACTCGTGCACCCAAATGACCATGTCAATATGTCTCAAAGCTCTAACGACACCTTTCCCACAGCGATGCATATTGCCAGTGT harbors:
- a CDS encoding 2-oxoacid:acceptor oxidoreductase family protein; amino-acid sequence: MRRQLRFVGVGGQGVILAGEILAVAKIKQGGYGVKASTYTSQVRGGPTKVDILLDESEILFPYANEGEIEFMIATAQVSFNQFKEGVKEGGIIVVEPNLVKPSEDDRKKWKIIEIPLITIAKEEVGNVITQSVVALSITVEMTQVLPHELVREVMLSKVPEKVHPANNKAYELGVKYAKEALKTL
- a CDS encoding 2-oxoglutarate ferredoxin oxidoreductase subunit beta — its product is MAFNYDKYLRMDKMPTLWCWGCGDGVILKAVIRAIDKMGWDMNDVCVVSGIGCSGRFSSYIDCNTVHTTHGRAIAYATGIKLANPDKHVIVVTGDGDGLAIGGNHTIHGCRRNIDLNHILINNFIYGLTNSQTSPTTPQGMWTSTAHYGNVDPSFDAAKLADAAGATFVGRESVLDPQKLEKILVAGFSHKGYSFFDIFSNCHINLGRKNKMGEAVQNLAWIENRIVGKNKFDLLSEEERVGKFPTGILKQEEGRLEYCEAYDKVIYAAQHKTTVAL
- a CDS encoding AraC family transcriptional regulator, with translation MILLSLKDAMKIYQYSFMKHPKFGLDLHRDNVDIDGVAILEKDVNLQKKTALKFDFYALLLCLDGELIRHLNHYTYTITKHTLQLIPPNTIYSFENITETTEIYILLFSESYIKAYQEHHISPTIQQLFDYHHNNLSPVHLSTSMYTRILNLYMDINTELHEKQEGHHLLIRLIILKLLMLLKREKMAQKTAIVFTSRAQHITHCYLELIEKHFLEYKKVSDYAQLLHISSKHLGETIKETLGKNALSCIHHRLFKEALYLLEYTNLSIAAIASMLGFQTPSEFSRFFKSYHTMTPKAFRLGLFH
- a CDS encoding methyl-accepting chemotaxis protein, translated to MSISKQLITMLSIAILGILAVFSIGFTKMEQVYTQTNTCNVNSLPSILLLSDLQQAMYRMRLTGLQHILAEDLKTKKALEETFSKYKNEFEQANKHYERFLVDDKDKALHAKEQEYFQKYTNLVAKVFALSNEGKKDELNKFLEETANIPRTLMNTTDEHMQYNQKLAQEDAIDAVNEKNSATFIMIALSLLVAIVILILSFMIRKNIMHGVSLIHDSIIGFVTHKDLKFRIHYGKKNEIQEIVNSFNDLVSALEGIIEDVKRSSAENASVSHELGTTSMQIGRNAENSTVIVNNTIEEIVSIKKFVQETALLSEEMKKSIGIAGNKLESAKNEVIKLKDEVELASEEETLLAGQLEQMSKDAEQVKQILTVISDIADQTNLLALNAAIEAARAGEHGRGFAVVADEVRKLAERTQSSLIEINATINIIVQSIVNSSDKMSKNAQNIRRLAGVSTTVEETIIETTTVMDESVQSVSISANNSTKIAKDTDKIVDLVTNINTITSENARSVEEIAAAADHLSKLAENLNIKLSQFQ